The Polaribacter sp. HaHaR_3_91 genomic sequence TACGTTACAGAGATCAATTTTTAAATTGGAGTAATTGGTCTGCGATAAAAACATTTAAAACAATTAAATAATGAAAATATTAAAATTATTAAGTGTCTTTTTTTTGTTGATGTTAGCCGCGTGTTCTTCAGAAAAAAAGAATGAAATAACCTTTGTAGAAGACGATTCTAATAAGGTTTTTGTAATTACTTTAGATGGTTTACGTTGGCAAGAATTGTTTGCTGGTGCCGATTCTTTATTGGTAGGAAATAAAGAATATGTTGGGAATCCTGAAAGTTTGAAAAAAGAATTTTGGAGGGAATCTGCAACCAAAAGAAGAGAAGTGTTGCTTCCTTTTATTTGGAGTAAAGTTGCTAAAACAGGGCAAATTCACGGAAATCGTTGGGAAGGAAGTAAAATGAATTTAACCAACGGAATGCATTTTTCGTATCCGGGTTATAATGAGATTTTAACAGGAAAGGCAGATGATGTAAGGATTAATAGCAACAATAAAATTCCGAATCCGAATACTACGTTTTTAGAAATAGCAGAAAAATCGGACGTTTATAAAGGTAAAGTTGCTGCTTTTGGTAGTTGGGATGTTTTTCCGTCGATTATCAATGAAGAAAGAAGCGGTTTATATGTAAATGCAGGTTTTAGAGAAGCAAAAGGTACTGATTTGTCAGATAAAGAAGTCTTCTTAAATGAATTACAAGCAGAAACTCCGAGTCCTTGGGGAGGTGTTCGTTTAGATGTTTTTACACATCATTATGCTTTAGAAACAATCAAGAAAAAACATCCGAAGTTGGTGTTTATTTCTTACGGAGAAACCGATGATTTTGCACATGACGGAGAATATGATGCGTATTTAAAATCGGCACAAAGAACAGATGCATTCCTTAAAAAACTTTGGGACTTTACAGTACAAGATCCTTTTTATAAAGGAAAAACGACTTTTATAATTACGACAGATCATGGTAGAGGTACAGAACCTTTAGAAACCTGGAAACATCATGGAGACTCCATAAAAGATACAGACCAAGTTTGGGTAATTGCTTTTGGAAATAAAATTGAAGCAAAAGGAGAAATTGTATTGGAAGAACAATTGTATACAAATCAAGTAGCTGCTTCTGTAGGAAAGCTTTTAGATATAGAAGTAACAACAGATTCAATTGGGAAACCTTTTTCTTTTATAAAGTAAGAAGTTGTTTTTAACAAGTTAAAAAGGCTGTCTTTAAATTGTTTTTTTTGTCAACCTGAATTTATTTTAGGTTCTTAGAACTAGATGCTGAAACAAGTTCAGTATGACAAGATTTAAACTTTTTTAGACAGTCTTTTTTATTTTCTAGGATGATAGGTTTCTACCACTTCTTTTAAATAACTTTTATCTAAATGCACATACACTTCGGTTGTGGTAATACTTTCATGACCTAACATTTGTTGAATAGCTCTTAAGTCTGCTCCGTTTTTTAACAAATGTGTAGCAAAAGAATGACGCAACGTATGCGGACTAATCTTCTTTTTTAAATCAATTTCTAGAGATAGATTTTTTAGAATGATAAAAATCATTTGTCTGGTTAATCCTCTGCCGCGTCTGTTTAAGAAAACCGTGTCTTCAAAACCTTTTTGCGGTGTGATATGAGTTCTAATGTCTTTTATATAACTAGAAATATATTTTTGAGCAGCATAATGAATCGGTACAAAACGCTGTTTATTCCCTTTTCCGATCACTCTTACAAAACCTTCTTCAAAAAATAAATCAGAAATTTGTAGTGTAATAAGTTCACTCACACGCAAACCGCAACTGTACAAAGTTTCTAAAATAGTTCTGTTTCTTTCGCCTTGAGGATGACTTAAATCGATAGCAGAAATAAGATTGTTAATTTCATCTTCGGACAAGGTATCTGGTAATTTTCTTCCAATTTTTGGAGCTTCAATTAAATCTGTCGGATTGGTTTCTCTATAATCTTCAAAAATTAAATAATCAAAAAAACTACGCAAACCAGAAATAATACGCGCTTGACTTCTAGGATTCACTTTTTTAGCAACTTCATAAATAAATTGCTGAATGGACTCTCCGTCAATAGTAATAGAAGTGTGGTTGATTTCATTTTCTTCTAAAAACAACATCAGTTTTTCTAAATCTCTCGTGTAGCTCTCAATTGTGTTTTTAGAAAGCCCTCTTTCTATCTTTAAAAAGAGTTGAAAATCTCTAATTGCGTTTTGCCATTTCATGGGATAAAGATATTAAAAGTTAGCAGAAAAGATAGCTAAAGAATTTTACTAGGGTTTCTTATAAAATTATTTTTAAAAGAAACCTACTAATACAACTAGTTGAGTAGTTCTTTTTATGTTAAAAATTTACTCAATTTCATTTGAGTCAACTTTTAAATCTTTTCCGTTCATGTAAAAAGTAGTACTGATTTACTTTTGTAGAGAACTTAAAAATTTAAAAATTATGAAGAAATTATTGATAGTTGCTTTTGTAACAATAATGGGTGTAGGTGCTGCAAATGCACAAGAAGGTATTTTAAATGGAGGGCTAAATGTAGGAGTGCCTACAGGTGATGCCAATGACTTTTATGGTTTAACTTTAGGAGCAGAGTTAAATTATATGTATCCTGTTGCAGATGGTTTTACTTTAGGTCCATCGATACAATATTCTCACTTTTTTGGTAAAGATGTTGATGTGTTAGGAGGGAGTTCTATTGAGGTTTCAGACGCTTCTTTTTTGCCAATATCTGGTGCTGCAAGATTTAATGTTTCAGAAAAATTTGTAGTTGGAGCAAACCTTGGTTATGCAATAGGTTTAAGTGAAGATTTAGATGGTGGTTTTTATTATAGACCCGTAGTTGGTTATAAAATTGATGATACCACACAATTGAATGTCTCTTATTCTGGAATTTCAAATGATGGTTTAGAAATGAATAATGTTAGTTTGGGCGTAATGTTCGGAATCTAAAATAGAAATATTGATTATATTTACAAACGGAAGCTGAAAAGCTTCCGTTTTTTTGTTGAAAAAATGTATTTTTGATTTATGAAGCTACTTATACTAAACGGACCTAATTTAAATTTATTAGGAAAAAGAGAACCAGAAATTTATGGTTCAGAAACTTTTGAAGATTATTTTAGAACTCTTCAATTAAAGTTTAATGATGTAGAGTTGTCTTATTTTCAATCGAATAGTGAAGGTGTTATCATCGATAAATTACACGAAGTTGGTTTTAGTTTTGATGGTGTTGTTATGAATGCAGGTGCATATACGCATACATCTGTGGCTATTGCAGATGCAATTAGTGGTATTACAACTCCAGTTGTAGAAGTGCATATTTCTAATGTACACAATAGAGAAGCTTTTAGACATAAATCTTATTTATCTCCTGTTTGTAAAGGAGTTATTTTAGGTTTTGGTCTAAAGAGTTATGAGTTGGGAATTGAGAGTTTTTTGTAGGTGGAAAAAGAAAAAGAAATATCGGTTGTAATTCCTTTATACAGATGTGCAAACACTATAGAAGAGCTATCTATAAGATTAATAAAAGTTTTTTCAAAATTAAATATTTCTTATGAAATTATTTTAATAAATGATGGAAGTCCAGAAAATGATTGGGAAGTAGCTTTAAAACTATCCGAAGGAAATAATAATATAAAATCTATCAATTTAAGTAGAAATTTTGGTCAACACCCAGCAATCTTTTGTGGATTGGAATTTTCAAGAGGAGAATGGGTTGTGGTTATGGATGGAGATTTACAAGATGTACCAGAGGAAATTGAAAAATTATACAACAAAGCCTTAGATGGATTTCCTATTGTTTTAGGAGCAAGAGAAGAAAGAAAAGATACGTTTACAAAGAAGTTAGGTTCGTTAATATTTTATAAAATTTTAAACTTTTTTACAGGGTCTAATTTATCACATCAAGTAGGTAATTTTGGGGTGTATCATAAAAATGTTATTCTTTCTGTTTTATCATTAGGAGATGCTATAAAGTTTTTACCTACCATGATTAATTGGGTTGGGTATCAGAAAATAACTGTACCTGTAAAACATGCAAAAAG encodes the following:
- a CDS encoding alkaline phosphatase family protein, with the protein product MKILKLLSVFFLLMLAACSSEKKNEITFVEDDSNKVFVITLDGLRWQELFAGADSLLVGNKEYVGNPESLKKEFWRESATKRREVLLPFIWSKVAKTGQIHGNRWEGSKMNLTNGMHFSYPGYNEILTGKADDVRINSNNKIPNPNTTFLEIAEKSDVYKGKVAAFGSWDVFPSIINEERSGLYVNAGFREAKGTDLSDKEVFLNELQAETPSPWGGVRLDVFTHHYALETIKKKHPKLVFISYGETDDFAHDGEYDAYLKSAQRTDAFLKKLWDFTVQDPFYKGKTTFIITTDHGRGTEPLETWKHHGDSIKDTDQVWVIAFGNKIEAKGEIVLEEQLYTNQVAASVGKLLDIEVTTDSIGKPFSFIK
- the xerD gene encoding site-specific tyrosine recombinase XerD, producing the protein MKWQNAIRDFQLFLKIERGLSKNTIESYTRDLEKLMLFLEENEINHTSITIDGESIQQFIYEVAKKVNPRSQARIISGLRSFFDYLIFEDYRETNPTDLIEAPKIGRKLPDTLSEDEINNLISAIDLSHPQGERNRTILETLYSCGLRVSELITLQISDLFFEEGFVRVIGKGNKQRFVPIHYAAQKYISSYIKDIRTHITPQKGFEDTVFLNRRGRGLTRQMIFIILKNLSLEIDLKKKISPHTLRHSFATHLLKNGADLRAIQQMLGHESITTTEVYVHLDKSYLKEVVETYHPRK
- a CDS encoding transporter, with amino-acid sequence MKKLLIVAFVTIMGVGAANAQEGILNGGLNVGVPTGDANDFYGLTLGAELNYMYPVADGFTLGPSIQYSHFFGKDVDVLGGSSIEVSDASFLPISGAARFNVSEKFVVGANLGYAIGLSEDLDGGFYYRPVVGYKIDDTTQLNVSYSGISNDGLEMNNVSLGVMFGI
- the aroQ gene encoding type II 3-dehydroquinate dehydratase, which codes for MKLLILNGPNLNLLGKREPEIYGSETFEDYFRTLQLKFNDVELSYFQSNSEGVIIDKLHEVGFSFDGVVMNAGAYTHTSVAIADAISGITTPVVEVHISNVHNREAFRHKSYLSPVCKGVILGFGLKSYELGIESFL
- a CDS encoding glycosyltransferase family 2 protein, with the translated sequence MEKEKEISVVIPLYRCANTIEELSIRLIKVFSKLNISYEIILINDGSPENDWEVALKLSEGNNNIKSINLSRNFGQHPAIFCGLEFSRGEWVVVMDGDLQDVPEEIEKLYNKALDGFPIVLGAREERKDTFTKKLGSLIFYKILNFFTGSNLSHQVGNFGVYHKNVILSVLSLGDAIKFLPTMINWVGYQKITVPVKHAKRLAGTSSYSFGKLLSLAFDNIVSFSNKPLKIFVKFGFLLVFISVLMIVYNLYLSLSNHIVVKGYSTIIISIWFLSGCLISIMGVIGVYLGKVFDKVKARPSYIVYQKKNI